The following are encoded together in the Bactrocera neohumeralis isolate Rockhampton chromosome 6, APGP_CSIRO_Bneo_wtdbg2-racon-allhic-juicebox.fasta_v2, whole genome shotgun sequence genome:
- the LOC126763163 gene encoding ATP-binding cassette sub-family G member 1 codes for MEHTACLKPSKDVEFQDVYYTVKERKHYIKVTGTRQILRGVSGSFRNGQLSAIMGPSGAGKSSLLNALSGLRTSDVKGHIKIERKGSCYITQEDNHQTLLTVEELMTLSCNLKLPHCKRKAEIITEILENLHLNHRRNVYAEKLSGGERKRLSIALELVANPKIFFLDEPTSGLDEVTAAQCIRLLSQLAKEGRTIVCTIHQPSATIFNYFDSIFVLASGKCVYQGQPGTVIPFLRHVHIECPKYYSPSDYIIELCDADEGKLIPVLSELTDNGKLIYAPQQHQQQQQLNGLNNTTTMPVSQNPSKDFQQSVRTFFVEEPKRSRWQHFLSAGTNLSTDGTLIGGVTAFYEHLKTFTKLLDSEHEDTSSLHQFCVLFKMMLVRIIRARVALLIQFLHHVLTALCFGLIFLNLGNQGSRMFDHLKFCIGVIIIIAYTQVMVPILSYPMEIKIVRKETFNRWYKLTPYYMALNFSRLPLQIALNMIMLTIIYWMSGLPPQLWRFGLFASIGLMTSLIAEGMGLAIGMTFSITNGSAVGPLTIAPLMGLAVYGFDFAAQIPYAMNLLMKFSYIRVAVVALILTVFGFERPELECDEMYCHFGDPRVLLKFLDIEQLSMWYLFSLLTMLMLFYRVLMYLSLRRRCGT; via the exons ACA TTAAAGTCACTGGAACTCGTCAAATATTGCGCGGTGTCAGCGGCAGCTTCCGCAATGGTCAATTGTCGGCAATTATGGGTCCTTCCGGTGCGGGCAAGAGTAGTTTACTCAATGCTTTATCTGGTCTGCG CACATCAGACGTTAAGGGTCACATTAAAATTGAGCGCAAAGGTTCCTGTTACATCACACAAGAGGACAATCATCAAACACTACTCACCGTTGAAGAGCTAATGACACTCAGCTGCAATCTTAAGTTGCCGCATTGCAAGCGCAAAGCAGAAATCATTACAGAAATACTTGAAAATCTTCACTTGAACCATCGGCGCAATGTCTACGCTGAAAAGTTGAGTGGTGGCGAGCGTAAACGGCTCTCAATCGCGCTCGAATTGGTTGCGAACCCAAAAATATTCTTCCTCGACGAACCAACCAGCGGTTTGGATGAGGTAACAGCTGCACAATGCATACGCCTATTGAGTCAATTGGCGAAAGAGGGACGCACCATTGTCTGTACAATACACCAGCCGTCGGCGacgattttcaattatttcgatAGTATTTTTGTGCTGGCCAGCGGAAAGTGCGTCTACCAGGGTCAACCGGGCACGGTGATACCGTTTCTACGTCATGTGCATATTGAGTGCCCCAAATATTATAGTCCATCCGATTACA TTATTGAGTTGTGCGATGCGGACGAAGGCAAACTCATACCTGTACTCAGCGAGTTAACCGACAATGGAAAGCTGATATATGCGCCacagcaacatcaacaacaacaacaattgaatggtttaaataatacaacaacaatgccagttTCTCAAAATCCTTCAAAAGATTTCCAGCAATCGGTGCGCACTTTCTTCGTGGAAGAACCCAAACGCAGCCGCTGGCAACATTTTCTTTCGGCCGGCACGAATCTCTCCACAGATGGCACGCTTATTGGCGGTGTTACGGCATTTTACGAGCATTTGAAGACCTTCACGAAGCTGCTGGACAGCGAACACGAGGACACTTCGAGCCTCCATCAATTTTGTGTGCTCTTCAAAATGATGTTGGTGCGCATAATCCGCGCACGTGTGGCCTTACTTATACAGTTCTTGCATCACGTGTTGACGGCGCTGTGCTTTG GCTTGATTTTTCTGAATCTCGGCAATCAGGGCTCACGCATGTTTGATCATTTGAAGTTCTGCATTGGTGTGATTATAATTATTGCATATACACAAGTTATGGTGCCGATCTTGAGCT ATCCGATGGAAATAAAGATTGTTCGAAAGGAAACCTTCAATCGTTGGTACAAATTAACACCCTATTACATGGCTTTGAACTTCTCACGCTTGCCACTACag ATCGCTTTGAATATGATAATGCTAACGATAATTTATTGGATGAGTGGGTTGCCACCACAATTGTGGCGATTTGGTCTATTTGCCAGTATTGGTTTGATGACGTCATTAATTGCCGAAGGAATGGGCTTGGCAATTGGCATGACATTTAGCATAACG AATGGCAGCGCTGTTGGTCCCCTGACGATTGCTCCCCTGATGGGTTTGGCTGTCTATGGTTTCGACTTTGCCGCACAAATTCCGTACGCGATGAATCTACTTATGAAATTCAGTTATATACGCGTGGCCGTGGTGGCGCTAATACTCACCGTTTTCGGTTTTGAACGCCCAGAACTGGAGTGTGATGAAATGTATTGCCATTTTGGTGATCCCAGAGTATTACTGAAGTTCTTAGACATTGAACAGTTATCGATGTGGTATCTCTTCTCCCTACTCACAATGCTTATGCTCTTTTACAGAGTGCTAATGTATTTGAGTTTGCGCAGACGCTGTGGTACATAA
- the LOC126763165 gene encoding serine/threonine-protein kinase RIO1, with protein MAEVDSHQFSDADEDEEIPYKNNLVNNFKSLTVKHVMFKDIEEDKIENDDLKNIIDDASPDEQDDNEEIDEEDYDYNEESDDAYDYEESYTGYQKHNAQTAQISLNHAGNTNTGASTQSNRLNSYQPNEKLLRRYSARINVEKYDPNAKMSAQAANRLVTFDRRQEAERVRVRDKHDRATAEQVMDPRTRMILFKLLNRGFIQEINGCISTGKEANVYHAVSKDDDEYAIKIYKTSILIFKDRDKYVSGEFRFRHGYCRHNPRKMVRTWAEKEMRNYLRMHNAGVPVPEPLLLRSHVLVMRFCGKNGWPSPKLKDVELTTSKARELYRECVVLMWRIYNKCKLVHADLSEFNILLQDGQLIIIDVSQSVEHDHPHAFDFLRKDCANISDFFRKRSVATMTVKELFDFITDQSITEENMEACLERISEKIKDRDFEAITAQEKIDEAVWQNTYIPKRLDEVRHFERDVDKAKKGVKQDLIYGKITGLNAELNVQEKPDILRKVEVGEGKSLKSSHDNKENILTATKTTDDATESSEEDDDVEDESDAEGGTSFVNSSRPRDESPDSKKARKKAVKEAKAEKRKVKVKKHVKKRKEKVASTRK; from the exons ATGGCCGAAGTAGACTCGCATCAGTTTAGTGACGCTGACGAGGACGAGGAAATACCATATAAG AATAACTTGGTAAATAACTTTAAAAGTTTGACAGTCAAACATGTCATGTTCAAGGATATCGAAGAAGATAAAATTGAAAACGACGATTTAAAGAATATAATAGATGATGCAAGTCCAGACGAACAAGACGACAACGAAGAAATTGACGAAGAGGATTACGATTACAATGAGGAGAGTGATGATGCATATGACTACGAAGAATCCTATACAGGCTACCAAAAGCACAATGCGCAAACTGCGCAAATTTCACTAAACCACGCAGGCAACACAAATACTGGCGCTAGCACACAGTCAAACCGCCTAAATAGCTACCAGCCGAATGAAAAGCTTTTGCGTCGTTACTCCGCACGCATTAATGTGGAGAAATATGATCCCAATGCAAAAATGAGTGCGCAAGCCGCCAATCGGCTGGTCACATTCGATCGGCGTCAAGAGGCGGAGCGTGTGCGTGTACGTGATAAGCACGATCGCGCTACAGCCGAGCAAGTAATGGATCCACGTACACGTATGATACTGTTCAAATTGTTAAATCGTGGCTTTATACAAGAGATCAATGGCTGCATTTCGACGGGCAAAGAAGCAAACGTTTATCATGCTGTTTCGAAGGACGACGATGAATATGccatcaaaatttataaaacatcaattttgatatttaaagatCGTGACAAGTATGTATCAGGTGAATTTCGTTTCCGACACGGCTATTGCCGTCATAATCCACGCAAAATGGTTCGTACCTGGGCAGAGAAGGAGATGCGCAACTATTTGCGTATGCATAATGCCGGTGTGCCTGTGCCGGAGCCTTTGCTGTTGCGTTCCCATGTGCTGGTGATGAGATTCTGTGGTAAGAATGGTTGGCCTTCACCAAAACTTAAAGATGTTGAGTTGACCACATCCAAAGCCCGTGAGCTGTATCGTGAATGCGTGGTGCTTATGTGGCGCATATATAACAAATGCAAATTGGTGCATGCAGATTTATCGGAATTCAATATATTACTACAAGATGGTCAGCTGATAATCATCGATGTGAGTCAGTCGGTAGAACACGATCACCCGCATGCATTCGACTTTTTGCGAAAAGATTGTGCCAACATATCCGACTTCTTCCGCAAACGTTCAGTCGCGACAATGACTGTGAAAGAGTTGTTTGACTTTATAACAGATCAGTCGATAACGGAGGAAAATATGGAGGCATGTCTGGAGCGtatatctgaaaaaattaaagatcgCGATTTTGAGGCGATCACTGCGCAAGAGAAAATCGATGAAGCAGTTTGGCAAAACACTTACATACCCAAGCGTTTAGATGAG GTGCGTCACTTTGAGCGCGATGTCGATAAAGCAAAGAAAGGTGTAAAGCAAGATCTTATCTATGGAAAAATTACCGGCTTAAACGCAGAGTTAAATGTACAAGAGAAACCAGATATACTCCGTAAAGTTGAAGTTGGCGAAGGCAAATCGCTGAAAAGCTCACAtgataacaaagaaaatatattaactgCCACAAAAACCACTGATGACGCGACTGAATCAAGTGAAGAAGACGATGATGTGGAAGACGAATCTGATGCTGAGGGTGGCACTAGCTTTGTCAATTCATCGCGTCCACGCGACGAATCGCCTGATAGTAAAAAGGCGCGTAAAAAAGCCGTTAAAGAGGCGAAGGCGGAAAAGCGTAAAGTGAAGGTTAAGAAGCATGTAAAAAAGCGAAAAGAGAAGGTAGCGAGTACACGCAAATAA